The window CTGTGTAtatgtgtctctgtctgctgcgtctctgtaTCCCTCTCCTCATCGCCTCCACCCCCACGCAAAAGAGGAACAGTAGACAGCGAAACGTGCATTCGTTTTTATGCCGACCTGCTCACCCCTGCTGAACGTGGATCCCGGGCGCTTCCCGGAGCTACTTCCGGGCTTTCCGTAATGCATTGTAACTGGTTctgctcctcgccttcctgtaTCGCGTACGCGTTTTGACCCCACGGCTTCCGGCGCGTTCTTCTGAGCGTTTCAACGGAAAGACGCACGCTGCTCGAatgcctcgtcttccgcgtctgaACAGGCATTCCCAGGCGTCGGTCTGGTAGACGCCTACCCGCTCTGGTCCATGCCCCTTCGTGCTCACAGCTTCCAGTTGGTCCCCTTTGACTTACACCGTGCGGTTCGTCAGCGCGGCAGTCATTTGTTTCTCGTGGTTCTTCGGGCGCTCTCACGTCCTGAGGCCGTTCCGTTCGCCGCGCCTcgtgctttttctctggccGCGGcagctcgtcttcctctctaaCGGTCCCTTTCCGGCGCTGCGTTTCCAGGACAAACAAGGCACCCTTTTGTCTGGATCCCACGACCTCTCGGCTCCGCCAGTGCCGCATTCATTTCCCAGCAGCTGGCCCTCTAGGTGTCGTCACACACGTTAGCGTCAAGCTGCGTTGGGCAACCTTTCTTCCTTGGTTTTTTGCGAGATTCTTATTTCCTTGCTGTCTGCGTGCCGCGccgagacgaggcggcgacggtCAGCGCTACCCTTATCGCacgcttcgcctttctcgttttatcgttttcttttgcggtttctttctcggcggCTCCGCCGCAAACGCCCGGCGGTCGGGCCTGCGCGGCAGTCGCCAtccgtttccgctctctgcgaggagcgaagccatttctctttctttcggcGTCGCGTATCCTCTTCGTCGATCTAcgtggagacgagaagaagatgggAGGAGGCGGTGGACCAGGAGTCGCACGAACAGGGAACCACCATGGCCACGGGGGGAACGGAGCGAACGCGCACACGCCGTGTCCCCCGGCGGTTGTGAACAAGGTGTACAGAGTCGGCCGAAAGATTGGCAGTGGGTCATTCGGGTGTCTATACGACGGCGTGGACATACGCGATGGCCGTGAAGTGGCGATTAAGCTCGAACTGGCGAGCACAAAGCACCCGCAACTCATCTACGAGGCGAAGATCATCCGCCTGCTCCAAGGGGGAGGTAGGGCGACGGCTAGGAAGCCGCTGCATAGGCACGCGAGGTTGACGAGGGGAACTTTCAGAGGCAcagggaggacgagagaagagaagcagagagagctcAGCGCCGCCTGCGTGGACGGCGGTGACAAATAGGCTGCGGGGTTCGGCGTCGATGGGGTTTGAGGCGTCACAGGTGGTCAGTGCGAAACGTAGCAACGCAGAAAGAGTGAAGCGACCGAGAGACTTAAAATGGGGAAGGCGTCAACtgacgaaagggagacagaatcAGGAGACAGGACGGACAGGCGACAGGAGAGGGGCGACAAAGTACGCTGTATAGATGAGAGAAAAGGGTGTGGGAGGGAAACAGGTGTCGAAGAAACGTCGCGTTTTCGACTGTCCTTTGATCTCAGTTCTTCCGGGGGTTccgtgtccctttcttctcagtGGGCGTTCCGGTGTGCTACCACTacggcgacgagggcgagtgGCACGTGATGGTGATTGATCGACTTGGCCACTCTCTGGAAGATCTCTTCAATCTCTGCAAGAGGAGCTTTTCTGTGGAGACGGTGCTTCATCTCGGCATTCAGATGGTAGGGCAGATGGGCGCATTTTTCACTCTCGACTCCGTTTCCGattcctcgcgcttcttctgtgcTGGACTCAAACCACTTCTTCGTCACCGACGGATCCTTTGTGGAACGACGGCGAAATGCGCGCAGGTGCCCATGCGACTGTAGACACATGTCGGGTCCCATCTGCGCAATCTTCTGTGCACGATCACCGGGGCGGATGGGCTGTATCTGCTGGCGAAATGGAGCGGATAGACGCCGGGGGTGCACAAAATGTAGAGATAAAATTGTAAATGGTTCCGAGAATATCTTACATAATGTTCCTTTGCATTTACTCAAACTTACACAGTTTGTTGGTAAGTCTGTAACCAGAGAGCTATAAATACTCTGTTTGAAGAATCCCAAGATAGCAACTGCCCTACTCAGTGTAGGCATGGCGTTGgtgtgcgcctctctgtttgctCGCAGTTGGACCGAATCGAGTACATCCACAAACACCACTGCATTCATCGCGACATCAAGCCCGACAACTTCCTGGTGGGGCGCGGAGACAATGCAAATGTCGTTTACCTCATCGACTTTGGACTCGCCAAGAAGTTCCGTGACCACACCGGGAGACACATCGTCtacaaagaaggaaaaaacctCACTGGAACCGCCCGCTATGCTTCACTTGCAACTCATCTGGGTacgcatacatacatgcatacatctgtgcacatatgcatatatacttTTttcatgcatgtgcatatccAAGGGATGCAAGGAGGATAGGTTCCtgaggggaaggaaggggTTCCTGCTGCTCTCTGCCTGCGTTCCTGTCGGCACGTACGGAGCCGTGTGTACACCCGCCAGTCGAGTCGGCAGAACTTTTGTACTTCGGAAGGCGCGGCTATCTTCAGTGAGCACTTGTGAGCCTCACACCACAAGCActagcatatatatatatatatatatatatatatatcctgTGAACTTGGCGTGCGTCTGTGGATCCGTGATCGGTTTCCGTTAGGCATTGAACAAGCACGTCGAGACGATCTCGAAGGCTTGGGCTACGTGCTCATTTATTTCCTTCGAGGCTCTTTGCCGTGGCAAGGCTTGAAAGCGACTTCGAAGCGCGACAAGTACAGCAAAATTACGCACACAAAGATGAATGTGGATATCAACGCTCTCTGCGAAGGCCTCCCCTCTTGTTTCTCAGAATTTCTCTCGTACTGTCGGGCGCTCCAGTTCACTGACGCCCCCAACTGCAGGTGAGAAAGGTCCCCCCGCAGGAGCAAAGTTAAGATGTGGGAGGCTGGCTGACCCCCCTGCCAAAATTTCCCGTGTGTCCTTGTCAAAACGCATCTCTCTGTACGCCCACACATAtaccgtttctctctcgctgtatatagatagatgctgtatacatacatatgtatatatataggtaaaTGTATATCTGCGTGGGGACGTCGCCGAGGAATACCAAACACCCATCTCTCGTTTTTGACGCCGGCGCGCGTAGGTCTGTGTGTCAGTGTCGGTAGACGGTCGGCAGGCGATACAGAGTGCTGCAAGAGCCCGGTCGCCGCTGCGTGATCTTCTTTCCATCTCTGTCCCTTCGtccgcttcgctgtctgcgTGTGCCTTCTAGATACCTCCGTCGTCTGTTGACAGACGCGCTGGCGGAGCGTCGATCGCGGAAGTTCGCATTCGACTGGGCACCGCTTCTGTCTGCCTGCTGCTGTTGCATTTGTCGCCCGGCGGTCATGCccgccgcgctgtctccgcccgctCTCGCGCATCACGCAGGCGTCGCGCCTCCGGTCCACACCCTGCTTCCGCAGCAATCCCCTCACCTGGTGCTGCACCACTCGTACGCGCCGGTGGTGTCTCCGCGCAGGGGACAGAATGTCCCCGTCTCGCTGGCCCCGCGGGCCGGAGGCGGACAAGCCGGAGGCCGGTGCCCGGGGCGGGGCCCGGACGCGgggcgtctctttctgggGTTCGCCGACGACGTGCTTCGGGGCGCGCCGGCGTTGCCtggcgcgaagaaggagggaaacTGTCTAGTGGATCTcgaggaggagaagctgGCTTGCCTCCGGAACGAGCGCACAGACCACACGGGCATGCGCTACGTGGGGAAAcaggcggcaggcgccgTGCAGCCCCACGGCCCCCGGCAGTGCTACGGCGGCCAACTGTGTGCCTCGCCAGCGCTCCTGGTCTCGtccctccctctgcttcggcCGACCCCACAAACTGCCAATGGGACGACGCCCCTCGGGGCGCACGCGCAGCCCGCGCGCCTGTCCCCTGGTCGCGCACCCGTCGTTGTCGGAGTCGCGCAGTCGCTGGGTCTCGACCTCTCGGCGGTTGCCGCAGCGGCCAACGTCGGCGGCGCGATGGacctcgtcgcctgcgcccccgccgtctcccctctcggaGACGACCGATTGGGCCGCGACTTCTTCGAGCCCCAGAAATCCCACTTCCACGCGGTGCTCCATTAGCGCGGGAAACGCACGCGAAGGAAGCGCACGGCGGCACAAACTCGCGGCATGGCGAGGACCTCAAACACGCAAAAGGCACCACTGTATACAGACTTCCATACCTATTATTTTATATCCGACCGTTTATATGCAAACCCGCATCGATGCGTGCCTTGATGGACGCGTAGAGCCACTATTCTTTTCCGGCCTCCAGAGGGCCCGTGCACCCGTGGAGAGTTCGATGCCGGACTTTGAGTCGTGTGAGGCACCTTTATCGAGAAGACGCATGCTTGCCGTGTTCATGGCGCGGGcatgcgcctgtctccgatcgcacaggagagaaaccgcATGTGCGGAGCCGTTCGCGTGCGGAGAAACCCCTGCTGACTGGTGCGTGCGCTGTCGAAAGCGCCTGCTCGAGATGTGTACAGAGAAATCGAACAATCTATGCGGGTATCTCCGCTGCTGCTGTCCATACACGCCAGGgagggagaacgcggcgGAAGAGATAAGGATCAGGAGGTAGTAGGCGTTTCGCCGGCGGTCAACAGAGAGTGGCAATGGCCGACAAGTCCAGGACAAGAGGAAATGGGTCTGACTCGCGCGCCCCGGCGGCTGGGTAGAAACAcgtgcagaggagagagaggaagacggaggacaCGAAACCGTTGACGGTTGCCAGTGATCATCAAAatgacgaagaaagaagcaacGTCCGTGGAACAGGCCGGCAGAAGGAAGGTAGAgtgaaagagaggagaacacGAAGGTGGACGTTGCGTCAATAAAGCTGTGGATCTATGGGAGGGATTCTTTGAGATGTCTTGGACTTGCGCATTCTCGTtggttttctgtctcgtttccccgGCTGTATACTAATTCTTTGAGgtcgttttttctccaggTGCTCGTGACTGTCTTCGGCACaacttccttctttctctttccattctggaagaaggagaagattCCAGGAAGCGAGCACGAAGAGACGGCAAGAGCCAGCGACAGCGCAGTGGAAAGTAGAGGGTCAGTCTGGACGAGTCGCGGATAGAGCGATCCTCCTCTTTCATTTTCTATCCGAATGTGTTTCACGTTTCTTTCAATCCAGCTGTTCGTTTTTGATCAGGCGTCCTCCTCCCTCGTATTTGTCCTTGTTTTCAAGCACGGGTGTCCCTCCATGTGTGGCAAGCTCCTGAAGTGCGtgtttttcccgtctccggGTTTTGCTggtctttctctgctgccgcTCAGCGCTGTTGTTTTTCCGCGTCAGTCCGGAGGCCTCTCTGGTGTGCTCGTTGcgtcgctttcgccttctagagagaggaagcgagacggaacGGGAGACCGAgcaaggggagagaagagcgcaaaCACTGGCAAGGTCGCGCAGCAGAAAtaaagaaacgcgagggacaGGGGGGCGCAGGAAAGACAAGTTCGGGAAGAAAGGCCGCACCTCAGGAAGCAGCGGGGAAATatccgaggaagaagacatgAAAGACCTGACGCCCGTGCGGCTGTGCGCCCCGGTATGGAGGCGCGCGTTTTTGCGGCTGTTCAGCCGTCTGTTCACGTGTCCCCATCTTCCGCAGAAAACAAGTTTGTTTGTCACGGTGTCACAGGTGGGGGACATTTCATTTCAGGGTCGCGTAGTCTCGGTTGCGAGACAGCGCctttgttcttttcttctgccgctAAACCAGCCGACGATCATTCTTTTTCCGGTTCGCCGTTTtcgagaggggaaacggtCTCCACCGTCCCCCTCTACGCTGCCCCTGTGTAAGGTGCCAGTTCTCGCGGCAGCGCCTCCAGACGCCAGGGGCTTGGCAGCGATAGGAAACCCGCACGTGGCGGAACAGTCAAAGTTCGGCAGAGATGACCCGGGCAAATGAGCACTAGAAACCTCAAATTCCctgagaaaggcagagaagagagagtgcctagcagagaagagacagtgcctagcagagacgggagaagaaaggaaaaatcGGTCAGCGCGTTGACCCGAGATCGCTGCACACAAAGTCCAGAAGAGGCCCCGTCCCCGGGGCAAGGCCACATCTACGCTAGAGCGCTCTTTTATCGCCTCTTTGGTAACACCTGTGACGCGGCAAACCGGCGGATTGGGAGCAGCTAGACATGAGCGTCATTGTTAGATTCTATTTAAAGCGACATTTTCCCCACTTCCTGATTTTGGATCATGGCCCCCCGTTCGTGTGTGTTGACCACAAAAAGAATGCCTGGTTTTGAAGCCTGCCGAGCTGGCGAGCAGCTAGGTTTCGACTCCTGGCTTCGAACCGCGTTCCCTGGTTCGGCGAGACATCAGACAGTGGGAAACGTTAACTGGTGTTCAATCTTGGCGACGCCAAAAAGCGAGGCCGCTTATTGGAAAAACCCGAGAACAGAGCCCATGGAATGGTGTTTTAACACGTGAGAAAGCTCGACTGCTGTGCACCAGAATGTGCGCTCCCTacggagagcgacgcccTCAAAACCCCAAAAAGGAAATACAAAGACGTGGAAAACTCAGGGCGATACACACAGCCTCAGTTTCTCTCAATGTTCCACGTTTGATGCGATTGCATTAGATCTCTCAACTCGTGGTCCCACTGTGCCTGCTTGCCTGCATAATTACGGCGAAAGCAAAACGGCACGACTACAAAAAGAGTCAAGTTGTCCCTGGTCGCCGCGTCAACGGCGTTCTGCCCCGCCCCGATTACACGAGAGGAAAATCACGCATCTGAATGCGTCTTTGGCCTCTGAAaacctcgcttctctcggagATCTCCGCACCCACCTCAGAGGCCCTCGTGAGCCATTTTCCCTCTAAGACTGTATCTCGTAAACGGTCGCTGCGAGTGAAAACTCAACATGCCCCTCGATGGAGACTTCCGCCGTGCCTGTTTCTAAACTCCTTTCCGCAAAAACACTTTCTTCGCGGCACACCAGGCGCGACCCCCCGAGACCACACCAAGGCGTGGGGATTCATCGGCGGATCGCCACAAGCCCGAGAGGACAGAACCAAtcaggaagaaggaagggggGTGGTGCTGGAAAAtgcgctgcgtcgcctcgtgtTTCAGACACACAGGCCACTGATGGTGTCCCTGGAGCCGCAGGAAAGCCACTCAAAATTCTGAAGAACGGGAAGCCGTCTGCCACGTCTCCGGGCTCGCCTCTTTGCGCGAAAAGGAGTCAAAAAATCAAATGCgcacaaagagacagggaaacgcCGCGCAAGAAACCCGCGGAAGCGTCAGAGCGACAGGGACGAAGGGGAAAACCCAGGAATGGTGCTGGCTGTCGGCCTGGAAGCCGCGGGAGGGGGAGGGAGAGCCCGGGCCTGGTGTGTTCGTCCCTGGAGAAGATCgcacgaaggaaaaaacgcgattTTTTTTGACGGAGGgttcccgtttccctcttgaAAAGCGCCCTCGTCCGACGACAAGGCGTTCTTGCACAGATCCGAAAAGCTgacaaggaaaagagagactgtGCCAAAACGCGAGATGCCCTCGTGTGGCCCGTGGTGCCAAACCCGAGAGAGCGCTTCAACTTTTGCAACGCGACTCCTGCCTCTACTGCAGAGGGTCTGTGTGTGAAAAAGAACGGGATCCCCCCTTGCTCAAGGCCAGGCAGAGGAGGGACCCGCCGGCGCGCCATCTGCAGAGCTGCTTTCGATTCGCTGGCGCATGCGAGACCACGATGGCCACGTGAAAGCGCCCCGATTTTGGGTAGCACGCACAAAAGCACACACAGTGAACCGCGATTCCCACGCTTCCAGCTGTGACTGACGTTATGCATGCGCTCGATGAACACGCTTGCGTGGGTTGCCATGCACAAGTGTGGGAAACATGTGAGACACGCGTTGCAGATATGCGGACAAtccccccttttcctctgtccgGCGCCGGAGGTTCACAGGAAGGCTGCGcctgcgagagcgaggcggagaagctgcagcctcctgcgcgtctcttgcCTCCCGCGCGCCGAGACAGCTCGACTGCTATCCCAGCACGGGGAGAAGCGACAAAGGCCTGCGCGTTGAAGATTGTCGAAGATGGTCTCCCCCTGTTTTTTATTCTCCGTCAGCGCTGAAACGTCTAGGCTTCCGCGATTTTGGGTCGCAAATCGCGCGCGACACAAGGCCCTCGCCCGCACAAGAGGCGCCGCATCAAACTTTCTGGCACAAAACGCACAGTCTCCATGTCTCCATAAAGTAAAAAAAGACATCTGGAAAACAAGTCCGCGGTGGGACCATCTCTTCACTCCGCAGTCGTGTCGACTTGGACTCGACTTTATGCGCCTGTCAAAAGGACCTCTAAACCTGCCTTACACTCGAGTATCGGGAAACGGTATGGGAGCCTCGAATCTTCTGTCTTCTATCTCCCTGCCGTTTTTTTTCCACctgtccccttctctctgaggGGAAGCATTGAAAGCATGCCTCTGGCGAACCCCTCGAATTCAAAATGGAGCGACGCCGCCTCCTACCACTCTGGGCCAccctcccccccccaccccccgTCCCTTACCCTGGTTCCCTGTCGGCATcggttcctctcctctccgtccgcattttctctgttttcctggAAACGTTCATCCATTCCCCCCGAGAAACGCGCACCGGCACCCTCACAGAGATCGTCTCTTGCGTGTCCTTGCTCCGTTATCCCCGTCGctcccttccccccccccccccccccgtaAGAGTCAGCGTCGCCGTTTCCACCCCACGCCCGTCGTCGGGTCTGTCTCGGAAACGGAGACCAGCCTCAGCGAGGGCAGTTGGACAGTCTCACGCAGCCGCTCCGGTATTGAATCCCCGCTTGCCTCAACCAGGAAAGCCGTCGTCGTTTCCCAGCATGAGTTCCTCAGCGAGCGTTCTCGCGTCGCTTGACCCGCCGGCGAGACTtgcgcctcggcctcccACTCTGCcgtgtctttcttcgtctctccccaaTCGCGCGTCGCCGTGATTCGCGCGTGCTCCGCGGAAATAGTTCGGGAAGTACGTGTGGACGGCAgcccgcgcatgcatgtcgAGGGCGCTGAAGAGAATCCGCTGCGCTGCGACCTCGACCTCGTGCGGGAGCTGGTTGAGCAGCAGGAGGCACTCAAACAGGTGGAGGTACGGCAGAACCAT of the Neospora caninum Liverpool complete genome, chromosome XII genome contains:
- a CDS encoding putative Casein kinase one (CK1); its protein translation is MGGGGGPGVARTGNHHGHGGNGANAHTPCPPAVVNKVYRVGRKIGSGSFGCLYDGVDIRDGREVAIKLELASTKHPQLIYEAKIIRLLQGGVGVPVCYHYGDEGEWHVMVIDRLGHSLEDLFNLCKRSFSVETVLHLGIQMLDRIEYIHKHHCIHRDIKPDNFLVGRGDNANVVYLIDFGLAKKFRDHTGRHIVYKEGKNLTGTARYASLATHLGIEQARRDDLEGLGYVLIYFLRGSLPWQGLKATSKRDKYSKITHTKMNVDINALCEGLPSCFSEFLSYCRALQFTDAPNCRYLRRLLTDALAERRSRKFAFDWAPLLSACCCCICRPAVMPAALSPPALAHHAGVAPPVHTLLPQQSPHLVLHHSYAPVVSPRRGQNVPVSLAPRAGGGQAGGRCPGRGPDAGRLFLGFADDVLRGAPALPGAKKEGNCLVDLEEEKLACLRNERTDHTGMRYVGKQAAGAVQPHGPRQCYGGQLCASPALLVSSLPLLRPTPQTANGTTPLGAHAQPARLSPGRAPVVVGVAQSLGLDLSAVAAAANVGGAMDLVACAPAVSPLGDDRLGRDFFEPQKSHFHAVLH